A window of the Helianthus annuus cultivar XRQ/B chromosome 4, HanXRQr2.0-SUNRISE, whole genome shotgun sequence genome harbors these coding sequences:
- the LOC110906939 gene encoding uncharacterized protein LOC110906939 codes for MEIGDGHKTFAWFDIWDDACPLSSFLTPRMIANTGFGMQTKVAELWEFGGWRWPNAWVQRFPGLQNTRAINLNPNVQDRVVWRSSLGSIVDYGTSMVWEEIQISQSVVPWANIVWFSQAIPRHSFVLWLLIKKKLKTQDVMRKWCSSGNMNFNLMCCSLCTSGPDSHEHLFFECSYACCIWHGVRDLVDMGTIDSTWDAIYNHLLQHADSKKVIHIVGRLVVGAAVYFVWQERNQRLFSSKKRSESQLVEVILNTVRMKLHSMKFKRSVQAMRVLHLWSLPRGLLIDDDDCG; via the coding sequence ATGGAAATTGGTGATGGTCATAAAACTTTTGCATGGTTTGATATCTGGGATGATGCCTGTCCGTTGAGTTCTTTTCTGACCCCTAGGATGATAGCTAATACTGGGTTTGGTATGCAAACTAAGGTTGCTGAGTTGTGGGAATTTGGAGGATGGAGGTGGCCGAATGCTTGGGTTCAGCGATTTCCAGGCTTACAAAACACGAGGGCCATTAACTTGAATCCTAATGTGCAGGATAGGGTTGTGTGGAGGTCTAGTTTGGGTTCAATTGTAGACTATGGGACTTCGATGGTATGGGAGGAGATTCAGATTAGTCAGAGTGTGGTTCCTTGGGCTAATATTGTGTGGTTTTCTCAAGCTATTCCTCGGCATTCATTTGTCTTGTGGCTGCttataaaaaagaaattaaagacacAGGATGTTATGAGGAAATGGTGTTCTTCGGGGAATATGAATTTTAATCTTATGTGCTGTTCCTTGTGTACGTCTGGGCCAGATTCTCATGAGCATCTTTTCTTTGAGTGTTCATATGCTTGTTGCATATGGCATGGTGTGCGAGACCTAGTGGATATGGGAACTATTGACTCAACTTGGGACGCGATATATAATCACTTACTTCAACATGCGGATTCGAAGAAGGTTATTCATATTGTTGGACGTCTAGTGGTTGGTGCGGCGGTCTATTTTGTATGGCAAGAGCGAAATCAACGGTTGTTCTCTAGTAAGAAGAGGAGTGAGAGCCAGCTAGTAGAGGTGATTCTAAACACTGTCCGGATGAAGCTACACTCCATGAAGTTCAAGAGATCAGTTCAAGCGATGAGAGTGTTACATTTATGGAGCTTACCTCGTGGGCTGTTGATAGATGATGATGACTGCGGCTAA